The proteins below come from a single Demetria terragena DSM 11295 genomic window:
- a CDS encoding ATP-dependent zinc protease family protein — translation MTDHQTIVAGWREWVSLPGLGVPWLKAKLDTGARSSAIHAFHLSEFEREDATWVRFAVHPWQKSADDETWMELPLLDRRLVRSSSGHVQRRHVVVMPVSIMKVTVDAEVTLSRRDEMGFRMLLGREVLRQGYLVDPSRSYLGGRPKRSVRRKNRGR, via the coding sequence GTGACTGACCATCAAACCATCGTCGCCGGCTGGCGCGAATGGGTATCACTCCCTGGGCTTGGAGTGCCATGGCTCAAGGCCAAGTTGGACACCGGCGCCCGATCCTCTGCGATTCATGCTTTCCATCTCAGTGAGTTCGAGCGCGAGGACGCCACCTGGGTACGGTTCGCGGTGCACCCATGGCAAAAGTCGGCGGATGATGAGACATGGATGGAGTTGCCCTTGCTCGATCGTCGGCTCGTGCGCAGTTCGTCAGGGCACGTACAACGCCGACATGTCGTGGTGATGCCGGTGAGCATTATGAAGGTGACGGTGGACGCCGAAGTGACTCTCAGCCGGCGCGACGAAATGGGTTTCCGAATGCTGCTGGGCCGGGAAGTGTTGCGTCAGGGTTACCTCGTGGACCCCTCCCGCTCCTACCTTGGCGGTCGCCCCAAACGCAGTGTCCGCCGCAAGAATCGGGGGCGCTGA